The nucleotide window CTTACTTGGTGTTGCCCCGGGTTTTGGCGGTTCAAACCAAGAATAAAGTTCGCTATCACAACCATCCCCGGCTGGCACCGGCGCCTGATTTTCGCAGTGTTGTGCACCTTGCGGGCAGGTGAGCCGCACATGAAAATGGGAGTCATGCCCAAACCACGGCCGGATTTTATGTAACCAAGCACGATCCGAACCTGCCGTTTCACAGAGTTTCAATTTAATCGCCGGATTCACAAAAATACGCGTTACTTTCGGATCTTCTGCGGCTAACTTAATCAGTTTTGCGTGATTGGCTGTCCAAACGCTCTCATCTACCCGTTGTGCTTTGCGGTTCACCACCAACAAACCTTTACCGTCAGAATTCAACGCATCAGTATCCGACATACTGCCCATACGCAGCCAAATGTCGGCATCTAACCCCATTTGATGACTGGCGTGCCCCGTCAAAAAACGGCCACCGCCAGGCATGGCAATATCGCCCACTAACATCGTTGGTAAGCCTGCCGCTTTGACACGTTGCCCTAGACGTTGCAAATAACGAATCATGTCCGGATGACCATAATAACGGTTCTTATTCATCCGAATAACTTGATAGCCTTCGCCTTTATAAGGCAAGGGCTCCGCACCAATAATACAGCCGTTGGAATAGCTGCCAATCGGTTCTGCCTTGCCGTTTTCCGCCGGGATCGGACGTTTGATCTGTTGCCAATCTTGTGGTGCAGCAAAAGTGGAGGTCGCAAAAAAAACGCTGCTAAAAATGACCGCACTTTTGATGAGTTGATGAAAAATCTTATTCATTATGGTGTCCCTGTTGCAAATTATCGACACTGCGCTTGAAATCGTAACAAATGATCTAACAACACAATCGCCATCATCGCTTCAGCAATCGGTACGGCACGAATCCCCACACAAGGGTCATGACGCCCTTTAGTCACCACCTCCACAGGGTCGTTATTAAGATTGACGGAATGCCCCTGAAGGGTGATGCTGGAGGTAGGTTTTAACGCAATGGTCGCAATAATCGGTTGTCCTGAGCTAATACCGCCCAAAATGCCGCCCGCATGATTAGAAAGAAATCCTTCCGGTGTCATTTCATCACGATGTTCACTGCCGCGTTGTTCTACGACGGCAAAACCATCGCCAATTTCTACGCCTTTTACCGCGTTAATGCTCATGAGAGCGTGCGCTAAATCTGCATCCAAACGGTCAAATACCGGTTCGCCTAAGCCTACCGGCACATTTTCGGCGACAACGGTTAATTTTGCACCGATGGAATCGCCCTGCTTTTTCAATTCACGAATTAATTCATCAAATTTTTCCACCGCACTTTTATCCGGACAGAAAAACGGATTGTCATTCACTTCCGCCCAATCGATGTTTGCAAGGGATTGTGGTGCGATTTTTACCTTGCCGATTTGGCTTAAAAAGCCTCGTACTTCAATGCCGAATTGTTCACGTAAATATTTTTTTGCAATAGCGCCAGCCGCTACACGCATGGCGGTTTCACGGGCAGAAGACCGACCGCCACCTCGATAATCACGAATGCCGTATTTTTGCTGATAAGTGAAATCGGCATGTCCCGGGCGAAAACGATCTTTGATTTCGCCATAATCTTGCGAACGTTGATCGCCGTTTTTGATGATCATGCCAATGCTGGTACCGGTAGTTTTGCCCTCAAAGACGCCGGACAAAATTTGCACTTCATCGTCTTCTCGACGTGGCGTCGTGTAACGAGAGGTACCCGGTTTACGGCGATCTAAATCCGGCTGAATATCTGCTTCCGAAAGCGCCATATTCGGTGGCACACCATCAACAATACAACCTAATGCTATGCCATGAGATTCACCAAAGGTGGTGACGCGAAACAATTGCCCAATCGTATTTCCAGCCATAATCTTCTCTCTTCAATTCGATTTATGATTTCACTTCCACCAACGGCATGATCGCGCCGGTATCTTGATTTTTGATAAAGATATCAAGCTGATTGAAAGCGATCTCAATGTTATTTTCCGCAAACAATTCGTTAATACGGCGGTTTAACGCATCAATGGTATTGGTGCGTTCGGAGACTTGAGACACATAAACCCGTAATTCATGATCCAAGGTGCTGGCGCCAAAACTAACGAATAAGGCACTTGGTTCAGGTTCTTTCATCACATTAGCTTGCTCAGCTGCCGCTTGTAATAATAAGCGTTTAACCAAGTCTAAATCAGAACCGTATGCCACTCCTACCGAAATCACTAAGCGAGTAATGGTATTGGATAACGCCCAGTTAGTGACCTGTCCGGTCACAAAAGATTTATTCGGCACAATCACTTCTTTGCGATCAGGATCGATAATCGTAATTGCACGAATACGAATTTTCGCTACCGTGCCGGTGACATCGTTAATGGTGACGGTATCACCCACTCGAATCGGACGTTCAAATAAGAGAATAATACCCGACACGAAGTTCGCAAAAATTTCCTGCATACCGAAACCGAGACCCACAGAAAGTGCGGCGAATAACCACTGCAATTTAGACCATGACATCCCTAAGGTGGCAAATGCCCATGCGCCCCCAATGGCCACTAAGAGATAGGTTAATAAGGTATTAATCGTATAAGGCGTGCCTTGCGACAACTTCACACGGGAGAAGATCAACACTTCTAAAATCCCCGGCAAGTTGCGCACTAAAATGTAAGTAATACCGATAATCACTAACGCCATAAGTAAGTTAAATAGCGAAATACTTTCGGTTACGACACCGGCTTCTGTTGTCGTTGTTTGTTGCCATAAGGTAATGTCGCG belongs to Aggregatibacter sp. 2125159857 and includes:
- the mepA gene encoding penicillin-insensitive murein endopeptidase, yielding MNKIFHQLIKSAVIFSSVFFATSTFAAPQDWQQIKRPIPAENGKAEPIGSYSNGCIIGAEPLPYKGEGYQVIRMNKNRYYGHPDMIRYLQRLGQRVKAAGLPTMLVGDIAMPGGGRFLTGHASHQMGLDADIWLRMGSMSDTDALNSDGKGLLVVNRKAQRVDESVWTANHAKLIKLAAEDPKVTRIFVNPAIKLKLCETAGSDRAWLHKIRPWFGHDSHFHVRLTCPQGAQHCENQAPVPAGDGCDSELYSWFEPPKPGATPSKPKVTPPEPFLCQQILNSPNRSEWLE
- the aroC gene encoding chorismate synthase gives rise to the protein MAGNTIGQLFRVTTFGESHGIALGCIVDGVPPNMALSEADIQPDLDRRKPGTSRYTTPRREDDEVQILSGVFEGKTTGTSIGMIIKNGDQRSQDYGEIKDRFRPGHADFTYQQKYGIRDYRGGGRSSARETAMRVAAGAIAKKYLREQFGIEVRGFLSQIGKVKIAPQSLANIDWAEVNDNPFFCPDKSAVEKFDELIRELKKQGDSIGAKLTVVAENVPVGLGEPVFDRLDADLAHALMSINAVKGVEIGDGFAVVEQRGSEHRDEMTPEGFLSNHAGGILGGISSGQPIIATIALKPTSSITLQGHSVNLNNDPVEVVTKGRHDPCVGIRAVPIAEAMMAIVLLDHLLRFQAQCR